The genomic stretch GACTTCGTAAAGTTCTGCGGATcttcctaccctcgcctgatTCCCAACGAAACCACCGAACGGAAATCATGAAAAGACACTCACACGTACACGCATAAACACGGATCCTCGACACGATCGTCTATCTATCCGATTACCTGTATACGATCTACGCGATTCTCTATTCTGTGAGTGATAAATACTTGCTGGTTTATATAAAAACAAtcagaattcgaaatttcatcgattcaATAATCACGTGATTATGATTAAACAATAGTTGGGATGGATTAAAACCTCAGGCAAATCCACCGCTTAAACCGCCACGCTACGTGACAAAATTAAGGGACCCAGAGAAATATCCGTAACCCAAACACATGCGCACTCACCGGCGTCGCCAAGTAATGGAGAAGTTACTCGGATGTCTCTGCATGCTTcactctggaaaaaaaaaaaacaaactctaATTAATTTGGTAAACTGGAGTATTTTCAATACTCAAATTAATTACTACTGTTATCGACCTTCATATTTATCCACTGCATGTTACATAACGACAAAAATTTGGCGTAAAATGTGCCACCTTGAATTATCAAACAATGATTAAAATAAGTATTCTTACCTTATCCAGGTTGCTCCACACTTTACATGAAGTAGTCCTGGTAGCATCTCAGGTTCAGTGGTGACACGACGCAGTATTTACACTGCAATgagaaaataacgaaatattaCTCACACAATATACTGCGACCAGATTTaacttcattctttttcttcatatttcaaGTGTCAAGTGGCTGAAATAAACTATtcataaaattacgaaatactAATTATCGTTGGAAATGGTGAACTGAACtggaatatgaaattttaattaatgattgttattatttctcaaGAAAAGTAGATTTTTAGTCACAGTCGCGGATTTTAATCACATGAGTAAAGtgatcgaaataaattttctgctaTATAGGGGAATCAGGAAGGCTCATTATCGTTAGAAATGGAAGAACAGATTCAAATATGAAGTTTTCCTGATCTATTTGAGGGGTGAACCGCTCTTGATGTCCGATATACAACAGTGTGTGTATGTTGCTATTAATGAATGCTATgtcgaaattaataaaacaaagttAATGAAATGAGCACAAGTAGTGAATAAATGGACAAAATCGACGAGCAGCTAAAATTACAATCAAGAAGCGacattggaataaaaaatcataccGATTACATACCTTTCACTTTTATTCACTGTAGTGATTGGTTGAGTTTTCACTTTGTAATcagaaatcgatcaatcggGTTACTTCATTCAGTTCATTGCTAGATGCGATTAATAGTGCTGTAATGTAGTCTGTTCctgtaatgagaaaaaagatggCATTTCAttagtattttatatttaaattaatgCACGCAACATTGGAAATTCACTAtagtttttataaaatgtaaTCAGGTTTATGAGCTGAACGGCAatcaatatgaaataaaagataagATTTTTAAAGTAAAAGTAGTGAAATAGGATAATCagggataaaataaaacatgtaCCTGTTTTTATCTTCCCATGTTCAACTGTTGCATTTTGTTTCCCAGTATTGATTGCTAAGGTCACTGAATTCAGATATCAGCTATAACCTCGATCAATCTTGTTGCAGTTTATTTCTGGAATCAGAACAAAAatcacacatatttttttaatatttcatattcGAAATCCATATAATCAGTGTTAAACATATGCAATTGCAGTCTGTTAAGCATACGCCAAGCCTTGGAAAATGTTATCAATTACCTACATAATTAAGTGAcaaatgattttcattgttttatgTCTGTTGTttttctgcaataaatttatctgTTCAGCTACCGCTTGATGTTTCACAAGATTTGTTAACAGTATCTTTGAATCGAGCTAATTGCCAACAATAATCAACGTTTTTGTAGTTTGTTTCTGTAATCAGGTAGAATGACACAGTATTTCGTTCGTGTTTTTCATTAACAATTACTTTATCAAGTGTAAGATGTTGAGTACAATTTTAAAGGTCGAGACAGCTAAAACCTCGGAATAATTATAGTAACGCTATAACGTATCAACCTTTGTTACGTGGAAATGTAGATCGAAATTCTCAGAAATACTCTATAGTGCTGAAACAAAACAAGGTTTGTTTTGATTCGCGAACGCATCACAGATCGTACCAACGCGAACATAGCTACACGTGTACAACGAGACTCTTTGATTCGACTCACGTTCCGATAGCCTGTTTTTCATATACAACATACAACGTCATAATAAACGTACTAAAATTGCATTTTACAAAAGTCCGTTTGATCAGaaagtgagaaagaaaattgcaacagaaaattattatttcacaaaattccgTTCGATCAgaaagtgggaaaaaaaattgcgacagaaaattATTGGGACATTCTCTCGTCACCAAACCCTTGTCAGTAGTTAAACGTTTGCCCGAGACCAATCTCATAATATATCAATGGGATTTATGGGATACTTAGAAAACTTTAGAAAGAACTAACTTATCAAATTACCTTATCACCAGATGAAATAGTGCGATCCGAATTCTCGACTATCAATACACATGGCTCCGCTCCTCCTGCTCGAAAACAAATGACGCCGCGTGCCTACGGAACGGATTTGATCAGCTGCGCGCGGCGGATGCGCAGAACACGGCTGGTGCTTAGAGAATtgccgttgcccgtagcgtcAGGCGTAAGTTTATACTTTGTATTTTCTCTATTACAGAATCTGAAACGTATTTTGGCCAGAAGCAAAATGcgtgaaaatcaatgaaaagtGCAAGAAGAATCGTAAATCTtgtcttttttcaatatatgaCCACAAGATTGAAACAAGTAAGATGTTACCGGTAACGCTTGCGTTAACTGAAAAAGTTCTGTTTTGAGCTACGTATAGCGCTGGTGTCTGCGCCCCGAAGTGTATGAAAACAATATTGTGTTTAGTGACaagttttgttaaaattttgatcaaaATGATCGAGGAACACGACGAGCGGGAGACGATATGTGATTCAGTGGTAAGTAGAGCTGCATTACAACTGCGAAGGGTATGAATATTTGGGCTCGGACCGAAACGTTTGATGTAATTGTGAATTTTACTaattctaacctcaatttcagtCATCACTTGTCGAGGGCTGTCGTTTGCCGGTCAGGATGCAAGACGGCGACGATTGGCGTAAGTTCCTTGCAACCCTGCGAGATTACTTACAATATTTGGAGGACGTTCTATTGCCCTCCTCGTTTCTTacacaactttttttctcttacagcACTCGCTGAAATCATCAGCGTCAAAGAGATGCGAGGTGTCAAATGCTACTATGTCCACTATGTGGATTGTAAGTATTCAATGACTGCAATTAGATCACAAGAAACTTTGCGAGCGATAATATTCCATAGAACGTACCTCTGTTTTAACATGGAACAGCCAGTTGACTAGTTTTTCTGTTACAAGTTTATTTTCGCTAGCCATGAAAACTTAAACTGTCATTGCGAACTTGATACTTTTAAATAGTGCACACTATTTCCCTTCGATACGCAATTCTGAATTACTGGAAAGTAAATTATTTCAGTTAACAAACGATTGGACGAGTGGGTTATGGAAAATTGTTTAGACACACGGAAAGTTCAATTTCCAAGGCGAGATGGTACAGCACCTGGAACGGGAGCAGCGACACCAAAAAAACAGGTTCCTAGCCGGCCACCGAGTCCTAACAATGTGATACCTGAGCCGGTTAATGGTTCGGCAGTATTGCAGGCAgcgttacagaaaaaaatttctaggaAAAGAAAAGCTACATTTTTAGATAACGAGGATTCTCAAGAAGCACCTCCGCAACCTGTACCTGCAGCTACCGGCCCGAGGTCTACGGGTTCGCTGGTAGCTCATCACCATGATGATGTTGTAACTaggatgaaaaatatagaattaattgaattgGGAAGGCATAGGATAAAGCCATGGTATTTCAGCCCATACCCTCAAGAAATGGTTAGCCTCCAGTGTATTTACATATGTGAATTCTGCCTCAAGTATCGAAAGAGTCGAAAATGTTTAGAAAGACACTTGGCTAAATGTAATTTAAGGCATCCGCCTGGAAACGAGATATACAGAAAGGGCTCGATATCGTTCTTTGAAATAGATGGAAGGAAGAACAAGAATTATGCTCAAAATCTTTGTTTATTAGCAAAGTTATTCTTAGATCATAAAACTTTATATTACGACACGGATCCATTCTTGTTCTACGTTATGACAGAATTCGATAGCCGAGGTTTTCATATTGTGGGATATTTTTCCAAGGAGAAAGAATCGACCGAGGATTACAATGTCGCTTGTATTTTAACAATGCCTCCCTACCAGAGAAAGGGTtatggaaaattattaattgaattttcttacGAATTATCGAAATTTGAGGGTAAGACTGGATCTCCGGAAAAGCCATTGTCCGACTTGGGGTTATTGTCGTATAGAAGCTACTGGGCCCACACAATCCTAGACATTTTACTAAACGTCAAACCTGTAGTAGAGAATGAGAAGCCACAGATAACGATAAACGAAATATGTGAACTGAcgtcgataaaaaaagaagacgtcATATCAACGCTGCAAAATTTAAACCTCATTAATTACTATAAAGGACAATACATCGTTACACTTAATAGGTAAGAAGACAACAAATGATCtattttatcatcatcatcatataAACTTCTATGAATATACTCGACAACTAATGTCTAAAGAAAATGAGTGGAAAAATCATTGAGTTATGATTGTATATTTTCACAGAGACATAATACAGCAACACGCAGCCGCAATGGAGAAGCGTCAGATAGGAATAGACCCAAAATGTCTTCATTGGACACCAAAAGACTGGAGCGTCAGAGCGAAATGGTGAACAAAACTAATACCTTGCAATACAAATACGCTAATGTGATTTAAAATTGGTTACAGGAATCCTGGAACTGAATATCTACGTCACGCAAGCGTGCAAAATTGTACATAATTCTCGAATTTGTGGggctttttttctcgttttaaaCCTGCTGTGTCtagtttcaaaaatgttgcaaGATACATATACaccatatgtatgtatataatattgttaGATGTAAATTCTTATATCTGTACAGATAGAGATCTTGTTAATTATTCATTCCATATGTGTTTTAAGTATAATTGGTTTGCCAACGCTCTTTCCTCtacattattttattgtatttaagaatatttaataatatagaagtaacaataagtaacagtaacgataataatgataataataataataataagacaaCGGCCAGAGCAGTTCGACGTCGCTGTGGTGCGTTTGTTATTTGTTCGGATCTTGTATTATATGTTACTATTCACGATTGCAcagttattatattaatatacaaaATCGTGACAAGATCATCTACCTATTTGTATGTCTGATCGTCTGTATGCACGGTAGCGTTGAACAGCTCGTGACCAAACTTAAACTGCGTACAACTTGGgcataaagtaaaaaaatttcgtctgcgGCATCGAAGAACAAGCAATCTGGTCAACTTGACTAGATTCAAGCGATTAGTAAGCGAATTGTACGAATAAAAGAAGAGACGTATGctcaaaaaatgcaaattttagTCTTGACAAGGGagcttaaatttttaataatactaTTTTCCTTTTATATGATATGGAAATTGCTCTCGTCACTCGATTTATTtcgtttgcttttctttttcctttcaaattCATTGCCCGACTAATTACCCACTGTTCAAATTCGTTAACACCAGCATTATCTATACgcttatttttaattacacctAAGACTATTTTTAAACGTTGTGGTTGAAAGGTGCAAATGATCCTTAGCCTGGACATGTCTTTCATTTAACAGGTCCAAGTGCACTGCTCTATgctttgatattaattttctcacGTAAATACGTCCGGCACTAGAAACAAGTAGACcattgagtaaaaaaagaaattataataatagaagTGATAAGATGTCTACCAATTACGTATGAACCACAATTACTATTTTTAGTTTATTacaagttttaattaaatccCTACAAAGTGTGTACCGATGGTAGTATAGTGCCATCGCGGACTATATCAAAGTTATCATCAATTATCTGTAAATTATCTTATCATTGCGTATATTTACCTGTATGTTAAATTTCACGTATAtaagagaaagggagagaagAGAGTGAGAAACTAAAAGAAGAAGctatgatgaaaaaagaaaaaaattatgacttACAATAAATCAAGctgatttcaattcaattcgaatagTTATTTATGTGGTGGACATGAATTGTcgacagaaaagaaaaggccAAGAAAAAATCCCTTCTTAGAAAGATTTAATTTACGAACATTGGCAAAATCTTTTCTCCTGTATTTCAGCAAatgtgaaagattttttttttatatcaggTATTTAATCATGAACGGCGAATCGTAAGATTTATCGACTGATTTAGTCTTTACCGTTATAagggaaatggaaaattgtaGGTGAAGATGTACAAACATGTATATTAGTTATAATAT from Diprion similis isolate iyDipSimi1 chromosome 12, iyDipSimi1.1, whole genome shotgun sequence encodes the following:
- the LOC124413542 gene encoding histone acetyltransferase Tip60, producing the protein MKTILCLVTSFVKILIKMIEEHDERETICDSVSSLVEGCRLPVRMQDGDDWPLAEIISVKEMRGVKCYYVHYVDFNKRLDEWVMENCLDTRKVQFPRRDGTAPGTGAATPKKQVPSRPPSPNNVIPEPVNGSAVLQAALQKKISRKRKATFLDNEDSQEAPPQPVPAATGPRSTGSLVAHHHDDVVTRMKNIELIELGRHRIKPWYFSPYPQEMVSLQCIYICEFCLKYRKSRKCLERHLAKCNLRHPPGNEIYRKGSISFFEIDGRKNKNYAQNLCLLAKLFLDHKTLYYDTDPFLFYVMTEFDSRGFHIVGYFSKEKESTEDYNVACILTMPPYQRKGYGKLLIEFSYELSKFEGKTGSPEKPLSDLGLLSYRSYWAHTILDILLNVKPVVENEKPQITINEICELTSIKKEDVISTLQNLNLINYYKGQYIVTLNRDIIQQHAAAMEKRQIGIDPKCLHWTPKDWSVRAKWNPGTEYLRHASVQNCT